The window GCGCGACGGTCACCGCGAGGGTCGAAGCGGTCCTCGTCGAGGAAGGTGACCGCGTGAAGGCCGGCCAGCTCCTCGTCCGCCTCGACGACCGGGAGGCGGCCGCCGCGCTGGCCGAAGCCCGCGCCCGGCTGGAGCAGTCGCGTGGCACGGACCGCCGGTCGGCCGAGGAAGAGCGGACGCAGGCGGCGCTGAAGCTCGCGATCGAGCAGCGACAGCTCGCGCGCATCGCCGCCCTCAGGACCGAGGGCTTCGTGAGCGAGCGCGAGGAGGACGCCGCGCGGCAGGCCCGCGACCTGGCCCGCAGCGCCGTCGCCGCCGCGACGGAAAAGGCCCGTTCCGCCGCTGCGGGCGGAGCAGACGAACGCTCCGCCGCCGCAGCCGTTGAAGCCGCCGAGGCACGCGTCGCGCAGCTGCGCGTTCTCGCTCCCGAGCCCGGGGTCGTCCTCCTCCGCGCCGTCGAGCCGGGCGACGTCGTCTCCCCCGGAAGGGCCCTCCTGACGTTGGCGCTGGACCGGGAGACACAGATCCTCGCGCAACCCGACGAGAAGAACCTTCCCGCCCTCCGGGTCGGCCAGAGGGCCCGCGCCTCGGCCGACGCATTCCCCGACCGGTCGTTCGCTGCGGAGGTGATCTCGATCTCCCCGGGCGTGGATCTGGCCCGCGGCACGGTCGACGTCAAGCTGCGTGTCCCGGATCCGCCCGACGAGCTGAAGACCGACATGACCCTCTCCGTAGAACTGGAAGTCGGGAAACGCGAGCGCGTCCTCGTCGTGCCACTGGAAGCGGTCCGCGACGCGGCTTCCGATCCGTGGGTCCTCGCGTTCCGCGGCCGGAGGGCCGTCCGGATCGCCGTGACTCTCGGCGCACGCGGCGGCGCCGTCGCAGAGGTCGCGAAGGGCCTCGCCGAAGGAGACCTCGTCGTCCGGCAGCCCGGGAAGCTCAAGGTCGGTCAGCGGGCCCGGGCCGTCTTCCCGGCGGGACGCTGAGATGCCGTTCGAGGTGCTCGTCGCCCTCCGCTTCCTGCGGGAGGGACGGATCCAGACGATCCTGATCCTCTCGGGAATCGGCGTGGGCGTCGCCGTCATCGTCTTTCTCTCGGCCCTCATCGGAGGCCTGCAGGACTCCCTCATCGAGAGGACGCTCGGAACACAGGCCCACGTCGTCGTCCGGGCCCCGGAGGACGTCGTCCGGCCGGTCACGCAGGCG is drawn from Holophagales bacterium and contains these coding sequences:
- a CDS encoding efflux RND transporter periplasmic adaptor subunit, with protein sequence MPIPLQRSRVARAGSAVLVLVLVGLGIRTLRGRPVEAVPVVRQDLLETLVVSGRVLARSKASLGATVTARVEAVLVEEGDRVKAGQLLVRLDDREAAAALAEARARLEQSRGTDRRSAEEERTQAALKLAIEQRQLARIAALRTEGFVSEREEDAARQARDLARSAVAAATEKARSAAAGGADERSAAAAVEAAEARVAQLRVLAPEPGVVLLRAVEPGDVVSPGRALLTLALDRETQILAQPDEKNLPALRVGQRARASADAFPDRSFAAEVISISPGVDLARGTVDVKLRVPDPPDELKTDMTLSVELEVGKRERVLVVPLEAVRDAASDPWVLAFRGRRAVRIAVTLGARGGAVAEVAKGLAEGDLVVRQPGKLKVGQRARAVFPAGR